Sequence from the Thunnus maccoyii chromosome 22, fThuMac1.1, whole genome shotgun sequence genome:
gtggccatttgaggaactgcagtttttggcactgcTGCATTGGCTTGACTGGAGATGACTCTACAGTGTATTTTCcttacctttttgtttttcttttctgtttttctatttttattttctgacaatgtGGTAGTTGGCATAAGCTGCTCTCCCTCTGTTCCTTTTGCAGTAAGAACCTTCACTTCAATGTCATTCTCATTTAATCCTCTTTCAGTTTTGTCCATGttgctcctctttctctctgtgtaaaaataaagtCAGTGACATTTACTTGCATTTTAGGAAGGTATCAGATTATATGAGACATCACAGTCTAAACTGAGGTATACAAAGGGCTATAAAAACAAGACGCTTAACAATGTGGCTGATTGGGTATAAAAGtagcaacatttttcactactCCATAACCCATGAAATACTGACATTGTGATCAAATGAATTGTAATTTACACAATTACACATTTCTCAGCACTATTCCCATGAAAAGCTATAAGAATAACTTGACATTTACAAAGCACTGCAATTAATTTATGACTTACTGATTATGTTTTGCCTCCACACAAAAGAGACAACTGCAAAAATGAACACGATACAAACAGCCAAACTAACAGCCAAACCAATATTGATAGGTACTGCAGAATTGCATGGGAACATGAAGAAATCAtctgaaatgataaaacacagaaTGACATGACATTCATATAAAGAGGACCTCAGCTATCATCACTATCATAAAAAAATGACCATTTCTACCTGGAATATAGATGTTTATCTCTCTGGTCTGTTTGGTGTTGCTCTGCTGGACTCTACAGGtgaagttgttgttgtgtctcttctccacagtcactctgctgctgacagTATAGAGGTCATCAGGACCTCTGACTGTCTCTGTAGGTCCAGCAGAGAGGAGGTTTCCCTCACCATCCAGCCAAAACACCTCAGGCTCTGGATACCAGCCTTTAGACTCACACTGTAAAACcactttttctctgtctctgtcagcaCCTGCTAAAATGACAACGGATGAGGATACAGCATCCgatgctgaaaaaaagaaaaaacagtgcTGTCAGTTAAGATGAAGaccaaattattaaaattgaGAAATTATCTTGATAAGATTTCTATTTAATGACACACAACTATAAGGTAAATAGTTATATATAAGGTAAAGCATTTTGCAAAgaatcaaacatttcaaatatggATAAAATATGGATAAATGTGCTCTTGCAttggactgaaaaaaacaaattatgatTAAACAGATTATGCTTCCACTTACCAACAACTAGTTGAAcaaatgattgtttttccaGTGTCGGAATGAAACATCTGTATGTTCCATGATCAGAGAGTTGTACTTTTGAGAgtttcagtgaaatgtttccGTTCTTCAGCTCATCGGTGAACAGTGATGTTCTTCCCGCAAaggatttatgttttttactCACAAGCTCCACACCATCACGCCACACATGGACAAATCTGGGGTCCAGGTCAGGTCTCGTCCACTCCAATGTCAAGCCAGCAGCATCCACCGCAGGTTGCAGATGACACGGAAAAATGATGTCATCACCAAGTGTTGCTACTATTGGCTGAGATGAACCAATCAGCTGAGACTGACCTGGAAACCcaaatgtctgttttaatgttccTAGATGAGCTGTTGAGCAGTCTATGAAATACACAATGAGCAATATTATGCTGGAGCACtcatgtctgtatttgtgtgtaagtTACCTCTACAGAAGTGTATTAGGAGAATATGGAAGACCAGAACACTGAGAGCTCTGAGATGAGATTTAAACggcagtctgtctgtctgacaaaGCATCATGGAGCTCTGAAAATGGAACAGAAACCAGTGATAATCGTGTGGAAAAACTATGCTTTTGAATTGTGTTTTATACAAAATAAAGTAATTCCTGGATAACTGTAGTGAACATTACATGTTTGGACTTTGAATTTTTACTGAAGGTTTCAactaaccaaaaaaaaagaaaatctttgcTCTTCTCATGAGCGTAGATTTGGTTATAACAGTAAGAGACAGTAGGGTCATGTCTTTACCGATGTGTTGCTGAATTGTCACTACCAGTAATTTTACCGGTGTCAAACCATCTTGTCATTTTAACTCTCCATAATATTATTGATAAGATATATGTAGAGTTGTCaagtttgtgtgtttcctgcaaaaaaagagggttattatgataaaaaatgaaaaagatggaTATAATATAGGGGATACGCAACttgatgatctggcaaccccCAACTTTAAGCTGTATGAAGCTGAGGTCAGACCAAACTGAGGGAGTTAATATGGCTAGCAACAAAGTCCACAAAGTTATAAATTGCACAAGCCAACTGAAGCCAATTTGGAACGGCCACgagatgctccaactgactcccattcaaaaagcctcaatttctctaatttttttcaacaaatcaaTATGGCCTCAAACTCTTAATTCAGGCCCTCTGATAAGTGTGCTGGTGATTATTtgggaaattattgctctgttaataagatttgaagaccACAGTAGccttgatgtctgccgtgtgggcaTTGATttacagctgtgattgacagttggctctcctgctgctctccccggttctgggactcacactgagACAGACTATTGTCAAAATATTCCACCAAGTTTAATGTGATTACAATACATGCCATGTTAGTTAGTTAATGTTAGggccccaaaggggcgaagaccctattgtatttcgtgtgtttctttctttctttcttctttattattccgccacttcaacccttaatttgaccccctaaacatgttcaaaaactcaccaaatttggcacgcacatcaggtctggtgaaaaatttgataaaatgtaaaaattatctcccaaagtgccaaaatgtgctctatagcacCACCTATGTCACTACAATGGCCGccatggcccgtaggaatgtcgttattcgtctcatcaagacctacaaatcatatgctgacacccctgacctaaatccaacaggaagtccacaatatgcccatcaaagtacaactttgcgccaattttggaccctcaagaaatgctatctcctcctagggcattaatggtatcggcttcaaactttaatacatgacttatcacactgtgctgaacaaaagttattaaaaactttaatAACATGAATGGTTTAGATTTGATAAGCTttgaaagttggagtgccacattgcaccttacaatgtaaaccaatggagaagcaatctctgggcatggactttgtgccaaactgagacgtctgatgtctaaactataagtcagaccactttcaaactagtatcaatggattcacgacgaaaattcctactaaaatgtgatttttaatgtaagatttggccaaagtcatgggatttatgaagatatttccactagaagactgctctgaaatcctgctctcaatctgacagggagaaggagggaagagaggtGGGGGATGGGTGTGACAGTTGaatgtagctcagttttataggatatagcagaaaggtctatatacttacagtacattatatacaaactttgtatgaagtttggggttattatcatttattttacaataattgtaggtcttatatgtataatcaATAGCGGGGATGAcctgaagggaaaaaatggagtgagggtgacagtttagtgataaagtgctgtagaaaaataccatcaaaactaaaatttgtagctctgtactgcagtttttcctttatcagggcccaagcacctagcagttcactcacactcttcattctgtgtccagctgcagttacttattgtctctacacacctgacagtacacatttcaatcaaacattaaccaggtcatgtgggttaaaagtctttccttttctaaaaatagacttgatgaaaattaggaagtgaatttcttttacacaccaactcatcaaaagttttcaaattatttattgaaatcaaagtgaaagggcccaaaacttgcatgacaCATgggtgagcaagacagacatgtctcacccttcAGAAAACTgtcatcctcacactgttgagatttgatgtttcgccatgacagaggaaattgctataactttattgtacatgctccggtcacaccaaactttacatgtttgtaaagtgagacctgtcagcccaggtctggagacatctacatgcctgtgacagaagcccttggactgcaccgcGCCACGACATGCGCAAgggtgcgaaggcccgttcaatgctgcttgcagctttaattttagtctcagatttatattaatatcattaaatgtgaaatatctgtttaaaaccagagaaaaaaatcatgattcaAGTCCTGTTTCAGTCAAGTTACATCAGCAAATacatattaaagtaaaaaagtttgcagtcaggctctttatgtgtatatgtgtgtgtgaacatgtgtgcaTTTAAACAAGGAAGTACAGAGAGCAAGTGCACATGCAGTATAagactgtttattttattttagtttattttattttagtttattttctgacaaaaaaatgcCCCAACCAAATTTAAAACTGAAGCTATGCCTTGTGTATCTTACTTCTGTGGTTACACCTCCTCTACAAATATTGATGTGTGATGGTACTATACTGTCAACACTGACCTGCTGTTCTCTTGTAGGTAGGTAGGTACTTAATTGATTTGTTACAGCAGCAATAGTGATACACAGAGTAGAAtaatacacaaagaaaaaaaatagggaTAAGAATAATGATAAGAATAATTGAAAGAATTGTGTCATCTATGCATTGTGcaattaaaattacatttaaacttTAACTTCTGTAGCTGAAGACTTTAAAGCTGATCCACAGTGAATTCACAATGTATTTTGTAGCTGCCATATTCATTTAATATTGTATTACACACTAGAAGTTACAAAGtctaatgttttttaaatgacaataaagaaacaCCAGTGGTGTTAAAACTAATGCCCAGTCAAGATATATATAACAGTTAAAGGCTATTGAAATAAGAAACAATTCAATAATGATCTACTTACATTTGAAATACATTCTCTGTCTGGATACAATTTTTCCACTGACATAAAGGCTAAATAGATTTTATAATCATTTCAAATCTTAAGTTGTAGTTGAAAGAGCCCAAAGCTCTGAACGCAGATCCACTTTCACTCTAAAAGTTCATGTTATTAAAGGTTAAATATAAGACAAAGACAACGTACCTGTTGAAAGTTTGTCTCAGTCACTTGATCCGGCTGAATGATCTGTAAATCATTGACTGGTCTGCTAATCTTAACTGTGTTATATCAGCTTTCCTGTAGGGGTAGTAGAAGTGACACAGGAAATACATTACTAATATGATAAATGAATGAGCATGATCaattaacattaaatacatataaatgctgcataaaaacacaaaataaatagatcaatgggcaataaataatgaatattgtgggtttttctgtattttatatacTGGTGTAAACAGGCAATACAACATTTAATCAGTATTATTGATGAGCCACACAGGATCATGACAAGAGATTCTGCACACCTGAAGAATTCTTTTTATCTgaaaaattataaatgtaacaacacgatgcattttaattttcagtttacacagaaacacacttaaACTACACATCAAACTGACAACCAAAGTACTGATAACAGTCTGACAAATATTTGCACTCTTCAGACGGTAGCACACAGTCTAGTTGCTAGTTGGCTTCtatcttttaaaattgaaagGTGCTTATACTGTCTGGAATAGTTATGGCTCACTAAAACAAGCACAAGTAATACTGTTGGCCTGTATTTAAAGTGGATCTATAATTAACATTTCATAttgagtgaaattaaatgtttgagAGGAATCATTTTACAATCCGGCTTCAATTCACCACTTCACCATCTGCGTCGCCAAATTCCCCTGTCCCCAAAGTGCTGATATGCATGGGTCAGAGTTTCTGTACAGGTAccataaagtttgtttttataaatcccAACTTTTTCGTAGGAGGTGACTTACATGTCTTTGCCCCATTTTGTGCATACACAAAGgttataaatgaggccccaAGACTCTGACCAGAACTCTGAAGCTAACAGCTAATTCTGCACTGTGAGCTAACTGGCAGGTTTCCTTCTTGGGATAATGGAAGTTTTCCATCCATTAGTTCTGATTTGTGCAGTTTATAGCCCAAAAACAACTCCACACATTGTTTTGCTCATAAGCTCCCAGTCATTCTGGTTAGCTTTCTGCCCCGTGCCTGTGCACATGTCTCACTGATCTGTGTGTAACACGCAAACTTAAATAGAAATAACAAGTGAAAAGTGacttttgtttatatactgtgtAATTAAGGctaattaaaaaacacttattgTGAAAATAGAATTTAACACTTTGTAAAGCCATCCAGTTTCAAATATTTTAGGGGACACACGCTCATTCAACTTGACACCTCTGCTTATGAATGAACTTATTTTATGCTTGAATATGGTGTTTGTTATGGACAATCCATGATTACCACAAAATTCCTCTTAGGGTAAGACCAAGGAGGTAATTTTTTGTAATTACCCCCTTCCAGGATTTTCCATTAATGCCCATGACAGTTTTAAAGTGCCCCAGAACAATGATGAAGTCCCATAGCTATACACTATGCCAAGTCGTAACTTCCACCTCCCTCACTAGCTCTGGCTCCTTCCCCACCACAGAAGTGATACATTTGATGTCTGTAGAGGTCGTTTCTGCAGCCAGAGTCCAGCACACCAAGACCAACGCTTTTACTCACCACCGGATTAGCATCTTGTATTGGGCCCATACGTTCCAAATTTTTGTACAAATGATCACATGTTGTCAAATTGACTTTACAATCTCTGGGCCAAACAGAAGGACACTTCTGGATCACACTGTGTCTTATAGGACAAAATGTAAGCATGGAAGAGACCTGTTAGGACACAGATGTGGttaaaaagtgtcaaaaaataAGGACTTAATAAGCAAAAAGGACATACACAGTTGTCTATACTGAATTAATGTATATAAGTCAAGCCGGATTATGGTAGGAAGACAGTGTGAGTCTGGCAGGAAGACCTGCACAGGAAGAGGAAGTTCTCATGTACGCTTTGCTTCAGCTGTATTTCTGTCTGATGCTTTCTGCACCAGACTGTGTGAGTCTCaggtttctctgttttctcttatttttcaGAGTTATATTATCTGGTATATAAATTCGTCTTTATCTGATATAcagttttcttcctctttctgtccaGCTGTAATCATTCTGCTAAGTGTGGATGTTCAGAACTGTGGTAAATAAGAGTTAATTCTAAAGATGCAGACATTTTAACAATCTTATCTGAATTGTTTAAAcctactttttgtttttcataaatgAACCTGACATTGAACTGGGCTTTTTAGTTTGTGAAtagttcattttcaaatttggaGTTTGCGGTTGCAAAAAGAACAAATTTAAACAGTATCTTTTAAAACGTCTTTCAATATGAAAGACCTTTTAAATACGAGTCTTTTTACTGTGAGGGTCTCAATGACTTGAGTCAGTTGAGAGGGATCAGGAATACTGAGGAATTTATTTCAGCATGTAATATTATGAGCACTTCATCAGTATCTCGCACCATTCATAGTGCCTATCCAGCagatacaaatatttaaaaaaatatttgttttcaggaagaaaataaaaacattttaaatatcagcacgcaggttggttacatcgctatctcagtctctctcctctgctccgctgttacatctatcagcaggtctcaacgaggggagtcacatccacctgctttCCTAATTTGAACATCACTTCCAgggttgggggtgttccccagagataaagctgagctactgacacaagcaaagtgctctcaagagactctccataacctgttgttcctcttctcctttccacaaagttaggttgtaaaaaataggcaataaatgaaaagtgcaaagcaagaataaccattgaagttcttccctacacattacacgctgtactgtctctgtgttatgggaatataaataggtagaggtctgtctggAATGAGGcgatgaataaagttttatctcagtagtcagcgcagttgtctatgatctgggagactccagtttgagaccccgtgtggggacctcctttgtaaggtagtttattcatgaacacttattgtaacattttaattttccttttaaaaggaaaattaaagtgttacaaaaagtaaaagtcgttgttttgactttttccttttaaaagtcagcactcagcttcaatcagtaatgttaaaaaccacaaaccaagccagaaatcttggtgtagtcatggactcagacctgaatttcaacagccacattaagacaattacaaagtcagcctactatcacctgaagaatataaaaaaattaaaggacttatgtctcagcaggatttggaaaaacttgtccatgcatttatcttcagcagacttgactactgtaacactgtcttcacaggtctccataaaaaatcgatcagacagctgcagctgattcagacgctgctgctcgagtcctcactaagaccaagaaagtggatcacattactccagttctcagatctttacactggcttcctgtctgtcaaataaTTGACTTTAAGATATTGCTGTtagtttataaagcactgaatggtttagggccaaaatacatttctgatctgctgctacattatgaaccacccagacctctcaggtcatctggatcaggtctgctttctgtccccagagtcaaaactaaacatggtgAAGCagcttccagtttttatgctcctcATATGTGGAACAAAATCCCAGAAAACTGTagatctgctgcaactctcagttcttttaaatcacagctgaagacttttctgtttgccttttattaaaccacattgagggttaatattttacactgcactgttacttgtattctcttgttttatctgtcttattccctttttaacTTCTTtgtatttccaaatttaacactttttaattgtttttatgtctttttacttgtgttgcttttatattctgttttactgccttttatgctctatgtaaagcactttgaatagccttgttgaaatgtactatacaaataaacttgccttgccttctgaaattaaaatcgtaataaaaacaaaaacaggatttttaagcctctttccacttttattcaattacaaatacaaatactggactctctgcacatccctaactGTTATAATAtcagatgttaaacatagtcaaagttttaaaacttgaggtgaatgttggcagttgttccatgggttgttcatgttgtcttctgtcatatttcagatcagatttttttctcagataTGCATGGATGTATttgcaaaactgacattttgagtatataacaagaaaaataagtgaaatccaaCTACTAATGTTTTTTCATATAGCCTCCATCAGGAGGGGATCTTAAAGAGACAGTAGCTAAAAGGACTGTTTCAGagaaaggctgaactgaggggctgcataaagggccagtatgagataaatgaggagtttttaactgtaaaccatgcaaagatataccagtagagctccagaatataaatatggaaATGTATGATGTCTTTAAGAAATATAGACTGTCTGTCCCAGAATAACAGAACAAACTCAAAACAGACTTTATACTTAACATAATATAATTATGAAGGGTGAACATACAGCGTGCCTGCTACTGTACCAcgttagcattatcactgtcgGCATGGCAATTTTTTTTCTAAGAATGTCAAAGTCATGACTCATCCTACTCTGCCTCTGcttggcttaccctgatattcttaccctaaccctaacgaGTCTCactctaaacctaaccaaccaaaccaacaaaggcaacaagtaccagccaatcagaggcagagtagggtggGTCATTCTAGGAAAAGAATTTGGTGGAGCATGTCAGCAtactaatgttagcatttagctcaaatcaCCACTATTCTTCAgtaaagcctcacagagccaccagcatggctgtagacaTGACTTGTCTTTGTTCAGGGATCATCTATGTTGATTAAACTATAATGGATCATATCTTTAGAAATAACttctaaaattaaaactgtTGCAAATATCAGGCTTTGCCAAGGCTGATGAAAGATACATTCTGATGTTCACAAGTCACAGCTGCAGCCACTGTTTTACTTCCTATTCTTTATAACATTTTTTAGTATTTCAGaaattttggaaaatacacttaatgttcttatttgtttattttaatacacGATGTGTTTGGTTAACAAAAGTTCGCCAGCAAAACTACTTTTGCAAAACATCAACTACTACTTCATATTACTCAAAGCAAATATTGTCAAAATATACATCAGTATCTGGACTCTTGAATACCTGGAGGTGTAAATCAAGGTGTAAATCGAACACATATTTATCTGGctttttatgtctttctatTATTAGAAAAATTGAGGATGGAATTCTAAATTGACAGTTTAtaatgaactgcaaacaacacaaaaaaaggaataacaaaaaatatcttTACTGTCAAGCCTGAGGATTTACAGTCAGCTGAATATAAAAAGGAGTTGTAGAAACAAGACATGACTACTGTACATTTGTGTTATatcattgttttttaatgaaacagagCAATTAATTAACATGATGTAAGTaggtatttaaaaaaagatgacacCACCATTTGTTGTCATGGCCCTGAGCTCCTGGCTGTAGCAGGCTTGAGGCTCAGATGCGACGTTTACATCCTAATTTGGTGAAaatctgatcattttaaaagaaaactggaATTAATGCACGTTTCCATCCATCGCTGTTTTGCAAATGTTAGTTGGTTCATGAAGATAAACAGCTAGTGGCGCTAATTTTCCATGTAACTCGACATAATAAAAAGAgtcagtcaaacctcaaacagtgaaaaacatgatggaaatataaCATTTGTCTTTGAGAGGCATTACAGCCTCCTCATCGTTCTGAtatgtttgttgctgtttttgtctccacaATGAAAGCATGAGTGAACATTTAAGTCACATTCTTCATGGACATCATGATCTATTTGCTAAATCTGTTTCCATTGGACTTTgacacattttgcttttattgatacCCAAAGTTTTCCATCTAGCCAAGCGTAAAAACTTTTTGCAGTATTTCAGGATATTTTTGAACTTTCTGCATTTGCCCTcaggttttttttacacttcatttAATTGAAAATGTGGATGGAAATGCACCTTCTTCAGTTCAATAACTGAGATTTAAGTGTTTTGCCTTATCAATGATGCGGTTTCTCactaatatatataatatatatacagtagcaATAAAACAAttgtgctttacaaataaaatacaaaaccgGAATACAGATCTGCACATTTCATCCTATTTCAATCAGAACATGTTTTGAATTGTTGAATACAGcacaagaacaaaaaagaagaagtgtgGCTCAGTTTTTGGATTCTAgatcaaaatgttttgtgacCATGTGTTAACAAACTGTAGGAGCAGTCACTGCACTATGTGCTGACTGCAGGATGATCTCAGTAATGCTGATCACAAAACATAATGTCTGCTTGTGTTTGGTTGGTGGCCATTTCCTGTTggtgagagagaaagcaaaattATGAAGTTAATGTAGTtaatttttccaaaaacaaacaaagaaacacacacacaaattgtgTTTGGCAGCTCAGATGATAATTACACAATCTGCCCAAATGTATGTGGGCAACCAAACAAAGTATGTGGACACTAGAACTTAACATGGCCATTAATCATTAATGTGCTTCTATAACAGCCTCCGATCTTTTGGTTTCAGACTTTCCAGCAGATATTGGAAtgtggctgcagggatttgatCCTATTGAGCCACAACAGCATTAGTGaagtccaacactgatgttgtttgtgtgttggatGGGTTTGAAGTCAGGACTCTGTGCAAGTTCCACACattgaactgaaaaaaacatttatttatggagCTGGCTAATGAAAAGGATGAAAAACAGTCCTAGACcataaacacactaaaatatgcacacagatatgtgtgtccacatacttttggccatctAATGTATTTGTCACAATATGTGATGCAAAGTGATGTCAGACCTCTCCGGAGCAGCTGAGGAGTGTCACCAGCAGTTTGTCTTCAGGGCCCCAGGATTTCTGGTTCCAACCCTTCAAACTAGCAGCGGGGTTGCACTTAACACCACAATCAGGAGCCCAGATCTGAAAAGAGCAAACTTCATATATTTACCGAACCAGACTGAATCCATCTACCAAACACACGTCAAATTGTCTATCACTTCAACAAGAAGTGATAGACAGTTTGAAACACAAACTATGTGTCATTTGGTTTCAGATTTGACAATGATTGGCTCGTTTCAGTGCCAAAACACAGcatagaagaaaaataatacacTGTTCTTTTTTCCAGCTGCAATCAGCAGTCAAAGCTGCTGCCAGTCATGTTTACTTCTTTTCTTATTGATGGTTGAAACTTATCTGCAATCAGTTTCACTCACAACTGTCTTCATGTTGAGTTAAAggaattgtttaaaaaaaggagtCAGAAAAGAATCAAGAAAAACTCACAGTGATAGTCTGTCCAGCCTTGAGTTTGTAGCTGTCACATCTAAATATGATGGGTTCCCCATCGTTGACTCGCATTTGTAACTTGCAGCCATTCAGTTCTTGTTCCTGCACGAGAGAGATTGTTCAGGAGATGGAGgatgagacagagacacagtttTACAGGAAACATAATGCTGGTAGAATTAAGCTTTTTGACCCTGCAGTGAAATATCTGCTGGTAGTGACTGCAgcattatttaacttttttatgcTCATGTTTAAACACTGGCATCACTTGGTAGAGATTAGAGTTAGATTGTAGTTTgggtttaatacagaaaaaaatctgcagtgacttgaagtaCAAGacataatgtgtttatt
This genomic interval carries:
- the LOC121889782 gene encoding lamin-B2-like; the encoded protein is MEARKPFSSVSSSYNTSMMSSPSQLEASQQKVAELQKQNISYTTIQRSVRGDIFVEVVDLNGEYVSLINKSDKEQELNGCKLQMRVNDGEPIIFRCDSYKLKAGQTITIWAPDCGVKCNPAASLKGWNQKSWGPEDKLLVTLLSCSGEEMATNQTQADIMFCDQHY